CGCCCGCGCATGCCACCTATGCGCTGCTGCTGGCGCGGCAGGGCGAGGACGCCGGCGCCGACAACCATTTCCGGCAGGCGCTGCGGCTGGCGCCGGAGGATCCGGACATCCGCAACAACTACGGCGCCTATCTGTGCGCGCGCGGCCGTGCCGACGCCGCCGTCGAGCAGTTCGCGCGCGCCGCCGAAGTGCCGGGCTACGTGGGCCGTTCCACGGCCCTGACCAACGCCGGCCTGTGCCTGCGCGACGCCGACCCCGCACGCGCCGAGGGCTTCCTGCGCCGGGCGCTCGAAGCCAATCCGCAGAATCCCACCGCGATGGCGCAGCTGGCCTGGGTGAGCTACCGGCAGGGCGAGTACATGAGCGCGCGCGCCTTCCTCTCGCGCTACGATCGGATTGCAGACCCGTCGGCGGAAGTGCTCTGGCTGGGGGCGCAGACCGAGGCCGCGCTGGGCGACCATCAGGCGGCAGCGGAATACCGCAATCAACTCGCGGCACAATATCCGGATTTCGAAGCGCCCGCGCTCGCCGCGCCGCCGTCGCAGCCCAACAGCGACACACCATGACCGATACCGAAACCGACACCGCCCGGCCGCGCGCGCCGGAACCCGAAGCCGCGGGCGAAGCGACTGCGGCGACCGCTTCGCCCGGCGAGATGCTGCGCGAGGCACGCGAGGCACGCGGCATCTCGGTCGCCGATCTGGCGGAGGCGTCCAAGCTGCCCCAGGCCACCATCATGGCGCTGGAGTGCGACGACTTCGAGATTCTCAAGGAACCGGTCTACGTCCGCGGCTACTACCGCAAGTGCGCGCTGACGCTCGAAACCGACGTCGATGCCGTGGTCGGCGCCTACGAGCGCAAGGCCCGCCCCGCAGCGCCGGCGCTGCCCGACAAGATCCCGGTGGTGGCCGGTGGCGGCGTGTCCTTCGTGCGCCGGCTGCTCCAGCTGCTGCTCATCCTGGTGGTGATCGGCCTGTTCGCCATGGTCGGCTGGTGGCTGCTGCAGACGCCGGTGACCGACGGCACCGCCACCGGCGACCCCCTCTTCGGCACCAGCGAGGAAGAGCGCCCGGCTGCCGGTGACGAATCCGGCGCGGCGGAAGCCGCGGACGCCGCGGATGCGACGACGGCGGCGCCGGCCGAATCCGGTGCGGAGGCCGCACCCGGCAGCGAAGCGGTGGCCGAGGCCCCCGCCGCCGGCACCGATACCGGCGAGGCGGCCGGTTCGCCGGTCCTGAGCCTGCGTTTCGAGGAGAACTCCTGGCTGCGCGTGCGCGATGCGGGTGGCCGGACCCTGATCAACGATCTGATGAACGCCGGCAGCAGCGAGCGCATCGAGGGCGAGACCCCGCTGACGCTCTTCGTCGGCTACGCGCCCGGCACCGATGCGCGCTGGCGCGGCGAGCGGGTCGATCTGGCCGCGGTCACGCGCAGCAACAACACGGCCGAGATCACGCTCGAGTAGCGAGGGTTCCATGCGATCCACGCACCAGATCCAGCGTCGCAAGAGTCGCCAGATCCGCGTCGGCCGCGTCGCCGTGGGCGGCGACGCGCCGGTGGCGGTTCAGACCATGACCAGCACCGACACCGAGGATGTCGACGCCACGGTCGCCCAGATCAAGGCCTGCATGAAGGCCGGTGCCGACATCGTGCGGGTGTCGGTGCCCACCCTCAAGGCGGCCGAGGCCTTCGGCGAGATCCGCAAGCAGGTCGGGTACACGCCGCTGGTCGCCGACATCCACTTCAACTACAAGTGCGGCATCGCCGCCGCCGAGGCCGGGGCCGACTGCCTGCGCATCAATCCCGGCAACATCGGCGGCGAGAAGAAGATCGCCGAGGTGGTCGCCTGCGCGCGCGCCCATCGCATCCCGATACGCGTCGGCGTCAACGCCGGCTCGCTGGAGCGCGACCTGCAGGAGAAGTACGGCGAGCCCAATGCCGACGCGCTGGTGGAGTCGGCGCTGCGCCACATCGACATCCTCGACCGCTTCGATTTCCCGGACTTCAAGATCAGCCTCAAGGCCTCCGACGTGTTCATGACCGTCGACGCCTACCGCAAGCTCGCCGCTCGGATCGACCAGCCGCTGCACCTCGGCATCACCGAGGCCGGCGGTCAGCGCGCGGGCAGCGTGAAGTCGGCCATCGGGCTCGGCATGCTGCTCGCCGAGGGCATCGGCGACACCCTGCGCGTGTCGCTGGCGGCCGACCCGGTCGAGGAAGTGCGCGTGGGCTGGGACATTCTCAAGTCGCTGCATCTGCGCTCGCGCGGCATCAACCTCATCGCCTGCCCGAGCTGCTCGCGGCAGAACTTCAACGTCATCGAGACCGTCGCCGAGCTCGAGCAGCGCTTCGAGGACATCGATGAATCCATGGACGTGGCCGTCATCGGCTGCGTCGTGAACGGCCCGGGCGAGGCGCGCGAGGCCACGCTGGGCGTGGCCGGCGGCTATCCGAACTCGGTCTACGTCGACGGCGAGATCGCCCACAAGGCGCACAACGCCGATCTGGTCGACCGGCTGGAGGCGCTGGTGCGCGAGCGCCTGGCTGCGCGCAGGGCCGCCGACGATGCCGACGACGAAGGGCGGGGCGCATGAAGCTCCAGTCCCTGCGCGGTTTCCGCGACATCCTGCCCGACGAGGCCGAGCGCTGGCAGCGCATCACCGACGCCGCGCGCGCGGTCGCGGCCGGTTTCGGGTACCGGCAGATCCATCTGCCCATGCTGGAGTCGACCGAGCTGTTCAAGCGTTCGGTGGGCGAGGCCACCGACATCGTCGAGAAGGAGATGTTCTCCTTCCTCGATCGCGACAAGACGCACATGAGCCTGCGCCCGGAGGGCACCGCCAGCTGCGTGCGCGCCGGCATCGAGCACGGCCTGCTGCACAACCAGCAGCAGCGCTTCTGGTACGCCGGCCCGATGTTCCGCCACGAGCGGCCGCAGGCCGGCCGTTACCGGCAGTTCCATCAGTTCGGCATCGAGGCCTTCGGCATGGCCGATCCGGCCTGCGACATCGAGGTGATCGCGCTTTCCGCCGCGCTGTGGCGCGCGCTGGGCCTCGGCGGGCTGACGCTGGAGATCAACAGCCTGGGCAGTCCCGAATGCCGCGCGGCCTATCGCGACCAGCTGCGCGACTTCCTGCGCGGCCGCGCCGACGCGCTCGACGAGGACGCGCGCAAGCGCATCGAGACCAACCCGCTGCGCGTGCTGGACAGCAAGCATCCCGACACCCGCGCCGCCATCGCCGACGCCCCCAGCATGGAAGCCGCGATGGACGACGATTCGCGCGCGCACTTCGGCGCCGTCTGCGAGGGGCTCGAGGCGCTGGGCATCGAGTGGAAGCTCAACAGCAATCTGGTCCGCGGCCTGGACTACTACACGCACACCGTCTTCGAATGGACCACCGATCGGC
Above is a window of Algiphilus sp. DNA encoding:
- the ispG gene encoding flavodoxin-dependent (E)-4-hydroxy-3-methylbut-2-enyl-diphosphate synthase gives rise to the protein MRSTHQIQRRKSRQIRVGRVAVGGDAPVAVQTMTSTDTEDVDATVAQIKACMKAGADIVRVSVPTLKAAEAFGEIRKQVGYTPLVADIHFNYKCGIAAAEAGADCLRINPGNIGGEKKIAEVVACARAHRIPIRVGVNAGSLERDLQEKYGEPNADALVESALRHIDILDRFDFPDFKISLKASDVFMTVDAYRKLAARIDQPLHLGITEAGGQRAGSVKSAIGLGMLLAEGIGDTLRVSLAADPVEEVRVGWDILKSLHLRSRGINLIACPSCSRQNFNVIETVAELEQRFEDIDESMDVAVIGCVVNGPGEAREATLGVAGGYPNSVYVDGEIAHKAHNADLVDRLEALVRERLAARRAADDADDEGRGA
- a CDS encoding helix-turn-helix domain-containing protein codes for the protein MTDTETDTARPRAPEPEAAGEATAATASPGEMLREAREARGISVADLAEASKLPQATIMALECDDFEILKEPVYVRGYYRKCALTLETDVDAVVGAYERKARPAAPALPDKIPVVAGGGVSFVRRLLQLLLILVVIGLFAMVGWWLLQTPVTDGTATGDPLFGTSEEERPAAGDESGAAEAADAADATTAAPAESGAEAAPGSEAVAEAPAAGTDTGEAAGSPVLSLRFEENSWLRVRDAGGRTLINDLMNAGSSERIEGETPLTLFVGYAPGTDARWRGERVDLAAVTRSNNTAEITLE
- the hisS gene encoding histidine--tRNA ligase; this translates as MKLQSLRGFRDILPDEAERWQRITDAARAVAAGFGYRQIHLPMLESTELFKRSVGEATDIVEKEMFSFLDRDKTHMSLRPEGTASCVRAGIEHGLLHNQQQRFWYAGPMFRHERPQAGRYRQFHQFGIEAFGMADPACDIEVIALSAALWRALGLGGLTLEINSLGSPECRAAYRDQLRDFLRGRADALDEDARKRIETNPLRVLDSKHPDTRAAIADAPSMEAAMDDDSRAHFGAVCEGLEALGIEWKLNSNLVRGLDYYTHTVFEWTTDRLGAQGTVCAGGRYDGLVAQLGGGDVPAVGFALGIERVALLLAQDQADAAGEMPQVYLCWHGDECMTGAQQIGATLRARGLRTVVNAGGGSFKAQFKRADRSGAGWAVVLGPEELAAGTLQIKSLRARDAQRTLPTDEAVAYLQQALRDGQPNA
- the pilW gene encoding type IV pilus biogenesis/stability protein PilW translates to MTHRLPASVLLIAGALAVSACVSTGGPRGADAREAARANTELGAGYIRRGRNDAAREKLEKALTLDDRYAPAHATYALLLARQGEDAGADNHFRQALRLAPEDPDIRNNYGAYLCARGRADAAVEQFARAAEVPGYVGRSTALTNAGLCLRDADPARAEGFLRRALEANPQNPTAMAQLAWVSYRQGEYMSARAFLSRYDRIADPSAEVLWLGAQTEAALGDHQAAAEYRNQLAAQYPDFEAPALAAPPSQPNSDTP